A window of Flammeovirga kamogawensis genomic DNA:
TAGTCAACCATTAAATTTTGATGGAGATAATTATATTCTAAACGAAGAATTAAGAAATACTGTAAACATACGTGCAGGTGGAGAATTTAGAATGAATAAACGATTTATGCTTCGTGTTGGCTATGCTTATTATCAAGATGCACAGAAAGAAGAATACAATTTAGGTGTTGATAAAAGTAAACAATTTTACACAGGTGGTTTAGGTTATAGAAATAATAAATTTTATGCAGATTTTACTGTTATATACAGTAAATGGAAAGGTATAGAAAGCCCTTATCAGCTAGATGATAATGCATACGATTCAGGAAGTGGCTCAACAGTATTAATTTACCCAATTATAGATGTTGATTACAATAGAACGGAATTACAATTAAGTATTGGTAAACGTTTTTAATGTTTAAAGTTCTCTACTCATGACTTATAAAATGATTAATGACCCAATTTATGGGTTTGTGACTATTGATTCTCCTTTAATTTTAGAATTGGTGAATCACCCGATTTTTTTGAGACTATCACGTATTAAGCAAATGGGGTGCTCTAGTGTTGTATACCCTGGAGCAATGCATACTCGTTTTAGTCATGCATTAGGAGCGATGCACTTGATGAAGTCTGCAATAGAATCTATTGTAAGAAAAGGGACAGAGATTTCTAAAGAAGAAAAAGAGGCTGCAATGATTGCAATTCTTTTACATGATTTAGGACATGGACCTTTTTCTCATGCGTTAGAGCATGTTCTTATCAATGTACACCATGAAGAACTCTCCTTATTTTTAATGGAAAGAATGAATAAGGAATTTGATGGTCAACTTAACATGGCTATTCAAATGTTTACAGGTAAATACCATAGAAAGTTTTTCCATCAGATGGTATCTAGTCAATTAGATATGGATAGACTGGATTATTTACAACGAGATTGTTTTTTCTCTGGTGTTGTAGAGGGTAGTGTAGGAGCTGATAGGATAATCAGAATGCTTGATGTACATAATGACGAAATTGTAGTATTAGAAAAAGGAATTTACAGTATTGATAGATTTCTTAATGCTAGACGAATGATGTATTGGCAAGTATATTTACATAGAACGGGACTAGCAGCAGAACTAATGCTTCAAAATATAGTGAAGAGAGCGAAGTACCTATATGCTCAAGGAGTGGAACTACCTTGTGATGAAACACTCAAGTTTTTTCTTCAAAATACGTTTACTAAAGAAGATTTTGAACAGAATGACGAGCTAGTAGATAAATATTTAAAGATTGATGACTTTGATATTTGGCATATTATAAAGACATGGGAAAATAGTGGAGACAAGGTTTTAGAAGTTCTTACTAAAGGCATTTTAACAAGAAGGCTGTTTAATTGTGAGATGTCTATTGAAGAAATAGATGTAAAAAAGTTAAAAACTGTTGAGAAAGAATTATTATCAATTGGCTTTTTACCCTCAGATTTACCCTTTTTATGCCTTCAAGGAGATGTGAGTAATTCAGCTTATACTTCTGCTAAACAGGGGATTAAGGTTAAAATGAAGAGTGGTGAAGTAATAGACATTTCAGAGGCATCAGATTTACCAAATATTGAAGTTTTGACGAAAATTGTGATAAAACATTACCTATGCCAACCCAAAGTTGTATCTTAGCGTGATTTTTTGTTTGTTTCAGACATTCAAAAGCGTTTATTGTTCAAAATCAACTTGTGGATATAGTCATATCTTACTATGAAATTAGAAATTACCGTACAACAAATTGCAGGATTACTTCAAGGCGAAGTAGTTGGAGGAGATCCAAATGCTAAGATTTCATCTATCGCAAAAATTCAAGAAGGAGATGCATCTGCTATTTCTTTCCTTGCGAATATGAAATATGAAGAGTTTATCTATAAAACTAATGTTAGTGCGGTAATTGTAAGTAAGGGCTTTGAACCAAAAGAAGAAGTACCTTGTGCAATGATAGTTGTAGAAGATGCTTATGCAGGTTTTACAGATCTTCTTACAGAATACCAACGTATGCTAAGCTTAGCAAAAGTAGGTATAGAGCAACCAGCTTTTATACACGAATCTGTAGAGATGGATAAAGCAACTGCTTATGTAGGTGCATTTACTTATATTTCTCAAGGAGTGAAAATTGGTAAAAATGCTAAGATTCATCCACAGGTTTTTATTGGAGAAGGAGTTGAGATTGGAGATAATTGTGTAATCTATGCAGGTGTAAAAATTTGCCATGGTTCTAAATTAGGAAATAACTGTACACTTCAAGCAGGTGCTGTAATTGGGTCAGATGGCTTTGGTTTTGCACCTCAAAAAGATGGTACATATAAAACTATTCCTCAAATAGGGAATGTTATACTTGAAAATAATGTTGATATAGGAGCAAATACTGTTGTAGATAGAGCTACAATGGGATCGACTATATTAAAACAAGGTGTGAAATTAGATAATCTTATTCAGATTGCACACAATGTAATTATTGGAGAGAATACAGTGATTGCCTCTCAGACAGGTGTTTCTGGTTCTTCGGAGATTGGAGCACAATGTATGGTTGGCGGTCAAGTAGGTGTTTCAGGACATATAAAAGTAGCAGATAAGACAATGATTGCAGCACAATCTGGTCTTGCTCAAGGAGTTGAAAAAGCAGGTACTCGTATAATGGGATCACCTGCAATTCCATCTATGGAACATCTAAAATCTTTTGCAGTTTACAGGAAGCTACCTGAGTTACAAAGAATTGTAAGAGATTTGGAGAAAAAAGTATTAAGTTTGTAGCCAAGTTGAGTTTTCAACTGTTATAATAAGTAAAATAACCAAGTAGTACGGCAACTTTAGAATTGCCAAATCTATCTTATGATGTATACAAAACAGCATACTATCAAAGCACCAGTGACCGTAGAAGGCGTTGGTATTCATACAGGGGCAAAAAGTAAAATGGTCTTCTTGCCTGCAGATGTAAATCACGGATTCAAATTCCAGAGAGTTGACATTGAAGGTCAGCCAATTGTGGATTGTGATGTGGACAATGTAGTAGATGTATCAAGAGGTACAACTATTGAGCAGGATGGTGCAAGAGTAAATACTGTAGAGCACGTTTTAGCTGCTTTGGTAGGTTTACAAATTGATAACGTATTAATTCAGATTGACGGACCTGAACCTCCAATTATGGAAGGTAGTTCTATTAAGTTTGTAGAAGCTTTAATGGAAGTAGGTGTTGAAGAACAATCTATGTTACGTAACTTCTTTGAAGTACCAGAAGGGGTATTTTATAAAGAAGATGACAGAAAAGTAGAAATAGCAGCATTACCATTAAACGATTACCGTTTAACTGTAATGGTTGATTATAATTCGCCTGTATTAGGTAGTCAGCATGCCGCTTTAAATGATATTGCTGATTTTGCCAGTGAAGTAGCATCTTCTAGAACATTCTGTTTCTTACATGAAGTTGAGGCTTTACGTAAAGCAAACCTAATTAAAGGTGGTAACTTTAACAACGCAATTGTTGTTGTTGATCAAGTAGTATCAAAAGAGACTTTAGA
This region includes:
- a CDS encoding HD domain-containing protein; the protein is MTYKMINDPIYGFVTIDSPLILELVNHPIFLRLSRIKQMGCSSVVYPGAMHTRFSHALGAMHLMKSAIESIVRKGTEISKEEKEAAMIAILLHDLGHGPFSHALEHVLINVHHEELSLFLMERMNKEFDGQLNMAIQMFTGKYHRKFFHQMVSSQLDMDRLDYLQRDCFFSGVVEGSVGADRIIRMLDVHNDEIVVLEKGIYSIDRFLNARRMMYWQVYLHRTGLAAELMLQNIVKRAKYLYAQGVELPCDETLKFFLQNTFTKEDFEQNDELVDKYLKIDDFDIWHIIKTWENSGDKVLEVLTKGILTRRLFNCEMSIEEIDVKKLKTVEKELLSIGFLPSDLPFLCLQGDVSNSAYTSAKQGIKVKMKSGEVIDISEASDLPNIEVLTKIVIKHYLCQPKVVS
- the lpxD gene encoding UDP-3-O-(3-hydroxymyristoyl)glucosamine N-acyltransferase: MKLEITVQQIAGLLQGEVVGGDPNAKISSIAKIQEGDASAISFLANMKYEEFIYKTNVSAVIVSKGFEPKEEVPCAMIVVEDAYAGFTDLLTEYQRMLSLAKVGIEQPAFIHESVEMDKATAYVGAFTYISQGVKIGKNAKIHPQVFIGEGVEIGDNCVIYAGVKICHGSKLGNNCTLQAGAVIGSDGFGFAPQKDGTYKTIPQIGNVILENNVDIGANTVVDRATMGSTILKQGVKLDNLIQIAHNVIIGENTVIASQTGVSGSSEIGAQCMVGGQVGVSGHIKVADKTMIAAQSGLAQGVEKAGTRIMGSPAIPSMEHLKSFAVYRKLPELQRIVRDLEKKVLSL